The DNA region ACAGCTTCCGCTTAATCAAATCAGACGCGTTGTTGATGTTCTCCCCCGCAAGACTGCCCCGGCGGTGGATTCCGTATCCCGCGGGGCCGATGGGCGAGTTGAGGTCGTTGTTAGCGGGTGTTGTTGCGTGCGCGTCGACGACATGCCATGCTCGTTGGAGGTTCTCGTGGTGGCGCCGTTCTTCGGCGGCGGCGAGGAGGGCTTCGGGGTCTTGGGAGTAAGATGCTTCGGGTGAGAGGTTGGAGAGGGTGAGGGGTGGTGTTAGGGAGTCGATTAGTTGGGAGAGGGCGTCGTCGATGCGCCGTGGGCGGGTTGGGTGTCGGGAGGACATTGTCGTTGTCTTCGCAGTTGAACTCGAATTGAGCTCGTTGGTATAGAGTTATAGTGAGATCGCGAAGTGTATGATCGCGAATTGTATACGCGTGCACAGGCCGTGCAGGTTGATCTCAGCGACGTGAGCAATTGAATATGGAGTATCTCGAATAGGAATAGAGTGAGTAGGCGGAGAACGACGTTCACCCGGATCTCTTGCGTGAAAACGAAGCGCAAATTGGCCTATCGAAAGGACGCATCTCGTCCCACACCCTTTACAGTCGTATCAGTGATCGCGAATATACACAAGCCTTCATCAAGTCGTCGACGACCGCGTTCTGCAGGGACGTGTTGGATTGTCTCTGTGTGCGGAACAGATATCGGTGTTTGTCTTGTTTGTTGGTAACTGCCAAGAGAGGCTTATCGCTTATCGCTGGGGACTATACAAAGACGCGTAGTATGAAGTCAAGTGGAAGAATACTAACTAGTAATGGTATTGCACAAGCAAGTCAATAATATAAGGAAAGACATTAAACCACCATTGTACGCCGCCCGGAAACACGTAAAATAATAGTGCTGCGAATattgaacaggcgaacgaaatTCCCAAACCCAGGGgaagcaaagaagaaaaagaaaggacaAAGTACTCAATACTACATCGCCCTGGTCTTGTGGGAGTCACGGCCAGTACCGCTCAAGGCCAAGGGcttgaagaaaagaaaagccagaaaggagaggaagaaaaaaaaaaaaaaagcaccATATaaagcaagaagaaaaaaaaaacctgaAGCTTGTACGCCGGATTTACACGCCCTTCGGTGACTTGCATCCGTGTCACCTCAACTGATTTCAGCCCGTTCACTTTTTAGAAGTTCGTATACATCATTAACACCTGTCCATGCCAAATAGGTCCCGTGAGAGAAAAGCTCGCAGccgaaaaaaagaaaaagaaaaaaaaaataagaagcctgaaaaaaagaaggcaAGGAATACCTAACCCCGGGGTAAGAAAAGATAGCCGCCCTGTCGGCTGATGCGCGCTGAGAAGCAAATAACTGGATCCAGAAAAATGGGGAAAGAATTATCGAAAGCGGCCCAGGCATCATTTGACCGCTGTCAGGCGCTGATTAGATTTGTAGACTGAGATTACCGTCGAATGCTCTGAGGCATCGGCGCGCCGGGTTGCATGGCCATGTTGTTGGGGATATTATATGGATGCGGCTCAAATCCAGATGACATGCCGTTCATCATGAGAGGGCCAATACCTTGTGCTTGCGAGACAGGGCAGTCCTTGTGAGCCAACAGGAGAGTTTTGAGGTTGACAATTTCCTCGCGCAGTTGAGTGACAGTGGCGGTAAGCGCGTCGTTTTCAGTGGTGAAGAGTTCAACCTTGTTCTGTAGGTTGGCCAACCATTGCTTCTTTCGCTGTCGGCACTTGAGAGCCGCAACCCTGAAAACGGCAAGTCAGCAACTGAATCGTAGTGGCAAGAGTAAAAAGTCGAGACTTACCGGTTACGCTCTAGGAAGTTGCGTCGCTTCTCTTCGTCAGTCATCTTCTTGGGATCCGTCTGACCCTTGGGcttctcatcatcctcatcggaTTCATCTGACAAAGGCTCCATGCTAGCACTGGCCTTGGACTTCTTGTTGGGACCCTTGGCCGGCGAGTCTTCCGCCTTCCGCCGGTTGCCGGCCGCAGTCGAAGCTCGCGTGTTCGCGCCCTTCTTACCCTTGCCTCTAGTAGCTGGCTTGGTCGGCTCACTCTGTAGGTCAGACGCGTCACTCATTTCACGACCATTGTTCACGGCAGCGCCATTCGCATGCTGCGACGCGCGACGGGTGTTTGGGCCCGCGTCGCGTTGGTCATTCTGCATGGTCTGTGGGGGTATTGAAGGCTGATTCGTGGGTTGGAACTGATTCTGCTGACCTCCCTTAGCCAGCATGAAAAGTCCGTTGGCCGCATCAGCCGCATCGTGGTGCGTAAATGGGTCAACCACGGCGGGCTGGGAGTTGTCCTTGACATCCATGGCAGTTGTTTGGGTTTCTTGCTGAGGCTCCGTCGTTGGGTTGGAGGTCGGTGCGTTGATTCCGTTCTTTTTGGCGGCGTTGAGGGCAGTACGGTGGAACTCAATAGTCGACGGGGTAGCGCCACCACTCTGCAATTGCTGGAAAAGGGCTTGAGAGTTGGGACTGGGGGCCGGGAACATCgagccaccaccaccgggaGTCAGACCGGTACGCAGAGACGATTCGTTGGGAGTAGGAAAGCCTCTGCCAATGTTATCAAAGTAATCGTTCGTGGGAGTCGGACCTGCGAGCATGGCAGGACTCAAGGGACCGGAACGCAGCGAATTGGACCAGTTGTATCCGCTGTTCGAACCGGTGGTGGGCAACGCTGGCGAGGTAAGAGCGGCGACAGGAGGAAGCAA from Aspergillus chevalieri M1 DNA, chromosome 2, nearly complete sequence includes:
- the atfA gene encoding bZIP transcription factor atfA (COG:K;~EggNog:ENOG410PIV6;~InterPro:IPR004827,IPR020956,IPR021755,IPR021756;~PFAM:PF00170,PF11785,PF11787,PF11786,PF07716;~go_function: GO:0003700 - DNA-binding transcription factor activity [Evidence IEA];~go_process: GO:0006355 - regulation of transcription, DNA-templated [Evidence IEA]); translation: MSAAVAPTVSTSLPDTSNSPMDSKHDVLKSEDSRAQSSDKDQKPDVESQNSLAPPPRPTATDTPDYFNSVHNPFSLEPNPFEQSFSGNNSGGQGTGASNETPGKSLLPPVAALTSPALPTTGSNSGYNWSNSLRSGPLSPAMLAGPTPTNDYFDNIGRGFPTPNESSLRTGLTPGGGGSMFPAPSPNSQALFQQLQSGGATPSTIEFHRTALNAAKKNGINAPTSNPTTEPQQETQTTAMDVKDNSQPAVVDPFTHHDAADAANGLFMLAKGGQQNQFQPTNQPSIPPQTMQNDQRDAGPNTRRASQHANGAAVNNGREMSDASDLQSEPTKPATRGKGKKGANTRASTAAGNRRKAEDSPAKGPNKKSKASASMEPLSDESDEDDEKPKGQTDPKKMTDEEKRRNFLERNRVAALKCRQRKKQWLANLQNKVELFTTENDALTATVTQLREEIVNLKTLLLAHKDCPVSQAQGIGPLMMNGMSSGFEPHPYNIPNNMAMQPGAPMPQSIRR